In one Sphingobacterium daejeonense genomic region, the following are encoded:
- a CDS encoding FAD-dependent oxidoreductase codes for MGEVKTILEPARETPVRLEVDVLVVGGGPAGIIAAQAAASDGLKVALIDNRSFVGGNMTIGLPILGFLGQKGNQIIKGLPQKFIDKLKEVDAASEHRPCPLHMSLTLVEPEAVKNVGLQVLEEAGVKVLLYVFSAGVVMDGDALKGVIIESKSGREIILAKTVIDCTGDADVAFKAGVECEQGNEDGGAQPPTLMFCMAGVDTEKLRMSIAEEPRTYLTDFIPSEYFGQNNQFIVVGLRSVMEKARQHGYNLPVERTILITGLRKGEVWVNMSRINGVDGTNPESLTYGEIEGRKQVEEIQRYLKEFVPGFENSRFTKMAPFLGIRETRRIVGNYTMTADDILTCRRFDDAVAVASYPLDIHHPEGGGCTLTWCGDSYDIPYRSLVPKNVKNLLVAGRAISTTHEAMSAIRVMAPCMAMGEAAGRAAKLAVRKGITPADVSVDELRAELISTGAYLGENLTAAV; via the coding sequence ATGGGAGAAGTAAAGACCATTTTGGAGCCTGCAAGAGAGACTCCTGTTCGCTTAGAGGTGGATGTTTTGGTAGTTGGAGGTGGGCCTGCGGGTATTATTGCTGCACAAGCTGCTGCATCAGACGGATTAAAGGTTGCCTTAATCGACAACAGAAGCTTTGTTGGTGGAAATATGACCATTGGATTGCCAATTTTAGGTTTCTTGGGACAGAAAGGAAATCAAATTATCAAAGGTTTGCCCCAAAAGTTTATTGACAAACTCAAGGAGGTGGATGCTGCTTCTGAGCATCGTCCTTGCCCATTGCATATGAGCCTGACCTTGGTAGAACCAGAAGCAGTTAAAAACGTAGGTTTGCAAGTACTGGAAGAGGCAGGAGTAAAAGTTTTGCTTTATGTTTTCTCGGCAGGTGTAGTTATGGATGGAGATGCCTTGAAAGGGGTAATTATAGAGAGCAAATCAGGGCGTGAGATTATTTTGGCGAAAACAGTAATTGATTGCACCGGTGATGCCGATGTAGCATTTAAAGCTGGTGTAGAGTGTGAACAAGGAAACGAAGATGGTGGAGCACAGCCGCCAACATTGATGTTCTGTATGGCTGGCGTGGACACTGAAAAATTAAGAATGTCCATAGCTGAAGAGCCAAGAACTTATCTTACGGATTTTATCCCATCGGAATATTTTGGTCAAAACAATCAATTTATCGTTGTTGGTTTGCGCAGTGTGATGGAAAAAGCACGTCAGCATGGCTACAACTTGCCTGTGGAGCGAACCATATTGATCACAGGATTGCGTAAAGGTGAAGTTTGGGTGAATATGTCCCGTATCAATGGTGTAGATGGTACTAATCCAGAAAGTCTGACCTACGGTGAAATCGAAGGACGTAAACAAGTAGAAGAAATACAGCGTTATTTGAAAGAATTTGTTCCAGGATTTGAAAACTCAAGGTTCACAAAAATGGCACCTTTCCTAGGGATCCGTGAAACTCGCCGTATCGTGGGTAACTATACCATGACTGCAGATGATATCTTGACTTGTCGTCGCTTTGACGATGCAGTTGCTGTAGCGAGTTATCCGCTGGATATACATCATCCCGAAGGTGGAGGTTGTACTTTAACTTGGTGTGGGGACAGTTATGATATTCCATACCGCTCTTTAGTACCTAAAAATGTGAAGAACCTGTTGGTTGCAGGGCGAGCGATTTCGACCACACATGAAGCGATGTCTGCGATCCGAGTTATGGCACCTTGCATGGCGATGGGTGAAGCTGCAGGACGCGCAGCAAAATTAGCAGTAAGAAAAGGAATCACACCTGCTGACGTGAGTGTTGATGAATTGAGAGCAGAACTGATCAGCACTGGAGCCTACTTAGGAGAAAACCTGACAGCTGCTGTTTAA
- a CDS encoding SusC/RagA family TonB-linked outer membrane protein translates to MGILWAQQKNIRGKVTNEDGNPIEGVTIKIKGHLNALAQTSETGEYSIDANTGDVLLFASMGFANAERTISDQNMINVIMTADLTNLDEVVVVGYGTQKKVNLTGAVSTINSEQLERRPVVSTSTALQGLAPGVTVTSQSGAPGGDQGSIRIRGVNSFGGSDSEPLVIIDGVAGSLDNIDANLIESISVLKDAASASIYGSRAANGVILVTTKRGKDQFGINYKGYTGWQDATFIPKVTDGATFMKVFNDANMNDNGSVIYSDKDFEDFNKLYAENPDNFDWQKAILSGSGFTHNHFLTLNAGAEKIRVAPSVGYVSQDGLIKNTGFKRYTFRNNMDINPNDKLNIRFDLSAVNTNRTQIANEGTIWNYIGRMPTNIPIRVADGLWSEGWVKNNPVAFIEDGGNRKVNNLELIGNLSINYKPTEWLSLTGMAAPRYRTRNIHDFAKAVMTYYEDGNEAGTALPSTELTESAYRYFNGSYSIQGTAQKSFNDHNLSLMIGASRETYDEKYLMGYRRDFTYDTYEVLNAGADTETKNNAGNQYQWLLASTFGRFNYDYKGRYLLEANLRYDGSSRFASANRWTAFPSFSAGWRISEEPFMANLKNSINQLKLRASWGKLGNQNIGNSYYPYIQTLEMGSISVGGTVEQMIALNTMANQGLLWEETTMTGVGLDASLFNHFTFTFDWYKKHTDGILLKLYISELFGKNAPFQNAAKVQNQGWEASVRYDNQFGDFKIGIGANISDVRNKITDMAGQTQGTLLRQQVGYPINSIFGYVSDGLYQSQEEIDNGPTQFGTVKPGDIRYKDIAGGFDENGNVIPDGKISDADKVIIGNTIPRYTYGFNLDLGYKGIRFGAFIQGVAKVDGYLDSHYVIPAVNSSAIKPWQLDYWSENNKNASLPRVSVTSTNNTQNSDFWMRSASYLRLKNVQLGYEIPKSWLANSKIGGIFIYANGQNLFTKTNFYEGYDPEINYNSGAQDGVSLGAGNFYPQVKVYTFGLDFKF, encoded by the coding sequence GTGGGTATACTTTGGGCACAGCAAAAAAATATCAGGGGAAAAGTGACCAATGAAGATGGAAACCCAATTGAAGGCGTTACTATCAAGATCAAAGGCCACCTAAATGCCTTGGCGCAAACATCAGAAACTGGTGAATACAGTATCGATGCAAACACGGGCGATGTCCTTTTATTTGCAAGTATGGGATTTGCAAATGCAGAAAGGACAATTTCAGATCAGAACATGATCAATGTTATAATGACCGCTGACCTAACCAACCTTGATGAAGTTGTCGTAGTAGGTTATGGTACGCAAAAGAAAGTAAACCTGACAGGAGCTGTATCGACCATCAACAGCGAACAATTGGAAAGAAGACCTGTAGTTTCCACATCTACGGCACTACAAGGCCTTGCACCTGGTGTCACAGTAACTTCTCAATCTGGTGCTCCAGGAGGTGACCAAGGATCAATCCGTATTCGTGGCGTAAATTCATTTGGCGGTTCTGACTCCGAACCACTGGTAATTATCGATGGTGTAGCTGGTTCTTTGGACAATATCGACGCGAATCTGATCGAGAGTATTTCGGTACTAAAAGATGCTGCATCTGCATCTATCTACGGCTCTAGGGCAGCAAACGGCGTCATTTTAGTAACCACCAAAAGAGGCAAAGACCAATTTGGAATCAATTATAAAGGTTATACAGGATGGCAAGACGCTACTTTTATACCAAAAGTAACGGATGGTGCCACATTCATGAAAGTATTCAATGACGCTAATATGAATGATAATGGTTCGGTGATCTACAGCGATAAGGATTTTGAAGATTTCAACAAATTATACGCTGAAAACCCGGACAATTTCGATTGGCAAAAAGCAATTCTAAGCGGGTCGGGATTTACCCACAATCACTTTCTTACCTTAAATGCTGGCGCTGAAAAAATAAGGGTTGCTCCTTCTGTAGGATATGTATCCCAAGATGGCTTGATCAAGAACACCGGGTTTAAGAGATATACATTTAGAAACAACATGGATATCAACCCCAATGACAAGCTGAATATCCGTTTTGACCTATCAGCAGTAAACACAAACCGGACACAAATCGCCAATGAAGGTACCATTTGGAACTATATCGGCCGTATGCCTACCAATATTCCTATCCGCGTTGCGGATGGACTATGGTCTGAAGGCTGGGTGAAAAACAATCCTGTAGCATTTATTGAAGATGGAGGGAATAGAAAAGTTAACAACCTTGAATTGATTGGAAACTTATCAATCAATTACAAGCCTACAGAATGGTTGAGCTTAACAGGTATGGCAGCACCTAGATACCGCACTCGTAATATCCATGATTTTGCAAAAGCTGTCATGACTTATTATGAAGACGGAAATGAAGCTGGTACTGCTTTGCCATCAACCGAATTGACCGAATCTGCTTACCGTTACTTCAATGGCAGCTACTCCATTCAAGGTACCGCACAGAAATCCTTCAATGACCATAACTTGAGTTTGATGATTGGTGCATCACGGGAAACGTACGATGAGAAATACCTAATGGGATACCGTCGCGATTTCACGTATGACACTTACGAAGTTTTGAACGCAGGTGCAGATACCGAGACTAAAAATAACGCTGGAAACCAATATCAATGGTTATTGGCATCGACCTTTGGACGATTCAATTATGATTACAAAGGACGGTATCTATTAGAGGCTAACTTACGTTACGATGGTAGTTCAAGATTTGCTTCTGCTAACCGTTGGACAGCATTTCCATCGTTTTCTGCAGGATGGAGAATTTCCGAAGAACCGTTTATGGCAAACCTAAAAAACTCAATCAATCAATTGAAATTACGTGCTTCGTGGGGTAAATTGGGTAACCAGAACATTGGAAATTCCTATTATCCATATATCCAAACATTGGAAATGGGAAGCATTTCCGTTGGTGGTACCGTAGAGCAAATGATTGCTTTGAACACCATGGCTAACCAAGGTTTATTATGGGAAGAAACAACCATGACCGGAGTAGGTTTGGATGCGTCACTGTTCAATCACTTTACATTCACATTTGATTGGTACAAAAAACATACAGATGGGATTTTATTAAAACTTTATATCTCAGAATTATTCGGTAAAAATGCTCCTTTCCAAAACGCTGCTAAAGTTCAGAACCAAGGCTGGGAGGCATCGGTGAGATACGACAATCAATTTGGGGATTTCAAGATAGGGATCGGTGCCAACATCTCGGATGTCAGAAATAAGATAACCGATATGGCCGGACAAACCCAGGGAACTTTATTGAGACAACAAGTCGGTTATCCGATTAACTCCATATTTGGATATGTTTCTGATGGACTCTACCAATCACAGGAAGAAATTGACAATGGCCCAACTCAATTTGGAACGGTCAAACCTGGTGATATCCGTTATAAAGACATCGCTGGAGGCTTTGACGAGAATGGAAACGTTATTCCTGACGGAAAGATCTCTGATGCCGACAAGGTAATTATCGGCAATACAATCCCACGATACACTTATGGATTTAATCTAGATCTAGGCTATAAGGGAATCAGGTTTGGAGCATTTATCCAAGGTGTAGCAAAAGTTGATGGCTACTTGGATTCTCATTATGTAATTCCAGCAGTAAACTCTTCTGCTATCAAACCATGGCAATTGGATTACTGGTCTGAAAACAATAAAAACGCATCATTGCCAAGAGTATCTGTTACTTCAACCAATAACACGCAAAACTCGGATTTCTGGATGAGAAGCGCTTCGTATTTAAGGCTTAAGAATGTTCAATTAGGATATGAAATTCCTAAAAGCTGGCTTGCAAATTCTAAGATTGGTGGAATTTTCATCTATGCGAATGGCCAGAACTTATTTACAAAAACAAACTTTTACGAGGGCTATGACCCTGAGATCAACTACAACTCAGGCGCACAAGATGGTGTTTCCTTGGGTGCAGGGAACTTTTACCCGCAGGTTAAGGTGTACACATTTGGTTTAGACTTCAAATTTTAA
- a CDS encoding MFS transporter yields the protein MVYNSGHIFGYRFNYYDRQIVSILKPMLKDEFDLGDDGYALVINVFTVFYALMYPVSGWLVDKFGEKKVMLVGILGWSVACLGGGFSRTFGSFLFFRGMLGAAEPTNFPAQLKVITVWFSGKLRATANSLCVAGSSIGAIIAPPIVAWLAIRYNFHTVFIVAGIVGLIIALLWFLIYTEPPAEIRNEAVGEVDESSSDQGFSWGQLWKTKTLWGILLIRFVSDPVWYFCLFWLPGYLQEESGLTLAQIGMFGWIPFLVADIGAIGTSAWSDKMVRNGKEPLMARKIMLSSIAVLAPLCCLTSYVSNPYLTILIFSLVAVACLSWLFTISVVIAEAFPVKNVASVLGIAGGFGALGAVLFNYFVGQMMGSLGAGTIFIAMAFMHPIAVLILWTMVKKEKPKQELIESN from the coding sequence ATGGTTTATAATAGCGGTCATATTTTTGGCTATCGTTTTAATTATTACGATCGGCAAATCGTATCCATCCTGAAACCGATGTTGAAGGATGAATTTGACTTAGGCGATGACGGATATGCATTAGTTATCAATGTATTCACCGTTTTTTATGCCTTGATGTACCCTGTTTCAGGTTGGCTGGTTGATAAATTCGGTGAAAAGAAGGTGATGTTGGTGGGGATTTTGGGATGGTCAGTTGCTTGCCTCGGAGGCGGGTTTTCAAGAACATTCGGTTCTTTTTTGTTCTTCAGGGGAATGCTAGGTGCGGCCGAGCCAACAAATTTTCCCGCGCAGTTGAAAGTGATAACTGTTTGGTTTTCGGGAAAATTAAGAGCAACAGCGAACAGCTTATGTGTCGCCGGAAGCTCCATAGGGGCAATCATTGCTCCTCCAATCGTAGCATGGTTAGCAATTAGATATAATTTCCATACAGTATTCATCGTTGCGGGAATTGTAGGGTTAATCATCGCATTGTTATGGTTCTTGATTTATACAGAACCACCGGCAGAAATCCGAAATGAGGCTGTTGGAGAAGTTGATGAGTCTTCTTCAGACCAAGGTTTTTCTTGGGGTCAGCTATGGAAAACAAAGACTTTGTGGGGGATATTATTGATTCGTTTTGTAAGTGATCCAGTGTGGTATTTCTGTCTTTTTTGGCTACCAGGCTATCTTCAGGAAGAAAGTGGACTGACCTTGGCTCAGATTGGAATGTTTGGCTGGATACCATTTTTGGTGGCTGATATAGGTGCTATCGGGACTTCAGCATGGTCAGATAAAATGGTGCGCAATGGTAAAGAGCCTTTGATGGCTAGAAAAATTATGCTTAGCAGTATCGCTGTACTGGCACCTTTATGCTGTTTGACATCCTATGTGTCGAATCCATATTTGACCATTTTGATTTTTTCATTGGTTGCAGTTGCCTGCTTGAGTTGGCTTTTCACGATATCTGTCGTGATTGCCGAAGCTTTTCCAGTGAAAAATGTGGCTTCTGTTTTGGGAATTGCAGGTGGATTTGGTGCTTTGGGCGCTGTATTGTTCAATTATTTCGTTGGGCAGATGATGGGATCATTAGGTGCAGGCACCATATTTATTGCAATGGCATTTATGCACCCCATCGCGGTTCTGATATTATGGACTATGGTAAAGAAAGAAAAGCCAAAACAAGAATTGATAGAAAGTAATTAA
- a CDS encoding RagB/SusD family nutrient uptake outer membrane protein, giving the protein MIKITKSIIGMSALCAALMTSCDLEQLPLDNPSSETFPTTQKEAEMGLLGAYKALTLLDASSTPIWHVMDNITDIGYARPGNNYTSPITSSITTDNALATKPWAAHYKTIGRVHDVLDKLEGIKSSMSEADYARIDAELRFIRAYCYSQLIELYGDVPLLKNALKLSDELPARTAKSEIEKFILEELTAIADHLPLSQAGVKFSRASSIAAYTLKARVALYAKQYNVAAEAAKKAITLSNGIHSLTEFDSSIQYANKTHKEGEPEVSNIFGHKGYESSKEWIWVVEYNRNISDNTHNQGYYLASRLGKGVCYWGPTQNFIDSFQDLEGKFITESTLYNPENPFENRDPRLDLYTVRPHSRFMGFQFEPNAAFSRVNNYWPVINGSAEKPTSQANADATNAYRSFSGYLWRKHTDLADFATTSVSGFSDLNVGIFRYAELLLIYAEAKIEGNSIDATVYDAINQIRQRANMPNLPNGLSQAQLRTALRYERKVELANDGLRWHDLRRWGIAKQVMNGYIYLNRLGNNWDRNVLTRIDENANPVYNHSVATKSFGTQEVVYRENKDEYWPIAAQELDANKNLVQNPGY; this is encoded by the coding sequence ATGATCAAGATAACAAAATCAATCATAGGAATGAGTGCACTTTGTGCTGCTCTAATGACATCATGCGATCTGGAACAGTTGCCATTGGACAACCCGTCTTCAGAAACATTCCCTACCACGCAAAAAGAGGCAGAAATGGGCTTATTGGGAGCTTATAAAGCTTTGACATTGCTTGATGCTTCTAGTACGCCTATCTGGCATGTGATGGACAATATCACCGATATTGGCTATGCAAGACCAGGTAATAATTACACCTCTCCTATTACAAGTTCGATTACCACCGATAATGCGTTGGCCACAAAACCTTGGGCCGCACATTATAAAACAATTGGCAGGGTACACGATGTGCTCGACAAATTAGAAGGCATCAAATCGAGTATGTCTGAAGCCGATTACGCTAGAATTGATGCTGAACTAAGATTTATCCGCGCATACTGTTATTCTCAATTGATTGAGCTTTACGGGGATGTTCCATTGCTAAAAAATGCATTGAAATTATCGGATGAATTACCTGCTCGAACCGCAAAGTCGGAAATTGAAAAATTCATCCTGGAAGAATTGACTGCTATTGCCGACCATTTACCACTCTCACAAGCTGGAGTTAAGTTTTCCAGGGCTTCAAGCATTGCTGCATATACACTGAAAGCAAGAGTAGCATTATATGCGAAACAATATAATGTTGCGGCAGAGGCTGCCAAAAAAGCGATCACGCTATCAAATGGCATTCATAGCTTAACAGAATTTGACAGCTCCATCCAATATGCCAACAAAACACATAAAGAAGGCGAGCCAGAAGTATCAAACATTTTTGGGCATAAAGGCTATGAGAGCAGCAAGGAATGGATCTGGGTGGTAGAATACAATCGCAATATTAGTGATAACACCCATAACCAAGGATATTATTTGGCATCTAGATTAGGAAAAGGTGTTTGTTATTGGGGTCCGACTCAAAACTTTATTGATTCATTTCAGGATTTGGAGGGAAAATTCATTACAGAATCCACTTTATACAATCCAGAAAATCCTTTTGAAAACAGAGATCCACGCCTGGATTTATATACCGTCCGTCCACATTCTAGATTTATGGGATTTCAGTTTGAGCCGAACGCTGCATTTTCAAGGGTGAACAATTACTGGCCAGTGATCAATGGTTCTGCTGAAAAACCGACTTCTCAGGCCAATGCAGATGCTACGAATGCTTATCGTTCATTTAGCGGATATTTATGGCGCAAGCATACTGACCTTGCTGATTTTGCAACGACTTCGGTTTCGGGATTCTCCGATCTGAACGTTGGTATATTCCGCTATGCTGAACTCTTGTTGATCTATGCCGAAGCTAAAATTGAAGGAAACAGCATTGATGCTACGGTTTATGATGCAATCAACCAAATTCGACAACGCGCCAACATGCCGAACCTACCAAATGGCTTATCCCAAGCACAATTGCGTACAGCATTACGATATGAAAGAAAGGTTGAATTAGCAAATGATGGCCTTCGTTGGCATGACCTCCGCCGTTGGGGGATTGCAAAACAGGTCATGAATGGCTATATCTACCTGAATAGATTAGGCAACAATTGGGATAGGAACGTTTTAACCCGAATCGATGAAAACGCAAACCCTGTTTACAACCACAGTGTTGCTACTAAATCCTTTGGAACCCAAGAGGTAGTGTACCGAGAAAACAAAGATGAATATTGGCCAATCGCTGCACAAGAGCTAGATGCCAACAAAAACTTGGTTCAAAACCCAGGTTATTAA
- a CDS encoding DeoR/GlpR family DNA-binding transcription regulator has translation MMNITDRHEFILKSLKEKGKITIDWLCETMKVSSVTIRKDLKVLEDKNLLFRIKGGASSSNPYAIDRPIIVKESINSEEKQRIAQAAIKLIKDNDSIMIGSGTTVFTLAKNIETTHALTVITPALKVGLELSGKPNIEVLLLGGLIRPNSSSVAGQYAMRVLDEISCGILFLGADGIDLEFGISISNLPEATLNQKMIETSQKIAILADSSKFWKKGTR, from the coding sequence ATGATGAATATTACGGACAGACACGAATTCATTCTAAAGAGCTTAAAGGAAAAAGGGAAGATTACGATAGACTGGCTCTGCGAGACCATGAAGGTTTCCAGCGTAACGATCCGCAAAGACCTGAAAGTTTTAGAAGATAAAAACCTGTTATTCAGGATTAAAGGTGGCGCATCCAGCAGCAATCCTTACGCAATTGATCGTCCTATAATAGTCAAGGAATCGATCAATAGTGAAGAGAAACAGCGCATTGCCCAAGCTGCAATTAAGCTGATAAAAGACAATGATTCTATCATGATCGGATCTGGCACGACCGTCTTTACTTTGGCAAAAAACATTGAGACCACCCATGCCTTGACAGTAATCACTCCGGCCTTAAAAGTAGGCTTAGAGCTCAGTGGAAAGCCAAATATCGAGGTTTTGTTATTAGGTGGGCTAATTCGCCCGAACTCTTCTTCCGTAGCTGGACAATACGCAATGCGCGTCCTGGACGAGATTAGCTGTGGCATTTTGTTCCTCGGAGCAGATGGCATCGACCTTGAATTCGGTATCTCAATTAGCAATTTGCCAGAAGCTACATTAAATCAAAAAATGATCGAAACCTCTCAAAAAATCGCTATTCTGGCAGATAGCAGCAAATTTTGGAAAAAGGGGACTAGGTAA